Sequence from the Spirochaetae bacterium HGW-Spirochaetae-1 genome:
TTTCCTCCGTGGTCAGGGGGATTTTCTGTCCCGAATAGGCGAGATAGCCCGCATACAGAACCAGCACCAGTACTGACACAAGAAAGAGCTTAAAAAGCTTTTTGAGTATGGTGATAAGCACCATGATGGCTATGAGAATGGCAATAACCAGATAGAATACATTGGATGTCAGGAGATCAATGAGATTTTCCATATACATGACCCTGCCGTATCCTCCATTAAAATAAAGTGAACTGTAAACGACATAATCCTTTCTTAAATCCCTGTCAATTTCTTTATTCTCAGGTCATTCAGTTTTTGATTTCATACCCATGCGGTATAAATCTGATACGCCGGAAAATTTAAATTGATTATTTGGCCGTCACGGGGTATACTGACACTATAAAAATAAAAAATCCCATTGTTATCGAGACCCGTACACCCATGGAAAAAGCCCTTGAAAGAAGTATCGCCAGCAGCCTCTGCCGTTTCCGCGTAGAAGATGAAGATCTTATTACCGATGCAAAAGTGAAGGCCGAGATAGCCCAGGCCTTCAGGGAAAAACGATGCTTCGGATTCTATCCCGACCGGGACACGGTGTCCCGCATTAAAGACGGCGACCCCGTTGAGATATTCAGGGAACGTTTCCTGGACATGCTCAACCGCATATTCGACAGCGAGGCCGATGGCGATCAGACTATCCGTAACAGGCTGGCCAGCGATACCAGGCTCATCTCACGTATCATCTTAGCCCTGGCCTTCTTTCACCGGGCCGTTGCCGAAGGACAGTTCACCTCTATATATGACCGGCGGATAGTGCTGATTAAGGAACGGGCCGGCATGCCCACCCTGTATCATATATCACGGGAATCTACGGTCATATCCCACGTGGGCCAGGGTCCTCCCTGGACTGAAATTCCCACCATATACCTGGGCTTAAATATTTTTTTCGCCCTGACAGCCGAGCAAAAAAAGGGGGGAAATGATCTCTTCGAGGCCTTCAAACTGCTCCTCATGGTGGAAGAACGGACAATTGAAACCGGGTATGTCCATGAAGTGGCCTTTCCTCCCCAGGTATCTCGCGCCCTGGTATTCCTGGTTGAACAGGTCATTGATTCCACTGTCATGGAGGAAATCGAGTGGATCGCCCCCGAGGTTAAGCCGGTCAAAAAATTCACCGACGCCAACAGGAAAAACCTCCTGCGTGACCTGGACACCCGTGTTCACGACGATGAATTGAACTTTGATTACGAAAAAAACCTCCACGCCGTCACGACGCTGGAACGGCTCGCCCGTCGTTATAAAAACAGTGATGACCGGAAAACACTCCATGAAGTCATGCGGCTTCTGGTGGCCGCTTCGGGACATGACATACATGAAGTGCGGAACAAGGCAAACATGCTCATCGAGAGAATTTTGTCCCCGAAGGAATTCGATGCTCCACTGGCGACCAAATTTATAAATATCAGCATCGGCGATTCATACTTGTTCACCTTCAGGAACCTTGACAGTAAAATTAAGGGATACTATCTTCGCATATATAAAAACCGCAGCGGCGCGGAGCTGACGCTGGAAAAGGAAATCACTTTTGACGAGGTCAGACTCAAGTACGATGAGGCGGATAACCTGTTCCGCTGCAAGTTCGCTTTCAAGGAATACGGGCACTACGACTTTGCCGTAATAAGAAAAAAAACCAAGAACATGGAATGGATTCACGACCCCGGATGCAACGGCCGGGTCAATGTCATCCCCGATGTGCGGGGTGAAATCATATTGGAAATTTTCACTGACATTCATGGGCATACAAAAGTATACTGGCGCAATAATGACGGTCATCCCGGCCTCCTCTATAATGAAAACGGCGAGGTAATACGGCTTGGGAATCTTTCCGATGTGACGGCCCACCTGGAAGACATTAAAAGCCGTTATTATATCACGGCCATCTATCTCCTGGGAACACAGAAACGGGGGAACAACCGGGAAGACTGGGCTCCCGAGGCATCATCACCATCACCCTTCTCCCCCATGAGTCTCATCGAAATCGAACCCTCGCTGGGCGGCGAACAATCCTTTAAAAAGCTGGTAAGCCGCGCCCATGAACTGAATATCAAAATCATCGTGGACATCGTCCCCCACATCAACAGGAGGAGCGACCACCTCCCGGACAGTTTCGTGGTGAAAACCTACGATAACGAAGGCAACGTAGTCATGCGCTCCTCCACGGACGGAAAATACGGGTCATGGAACGACGGCAAACTGCTGAACTACCGTAAATTCGAGATATGGGAATGGCTCACCAGGTCCATCACAACGCTCATAGATAACTTTGATATTGACGGGATCCGCTTCGACTCAGCCCATGCCGTTCCCATCATGATGAAAAAAAATAATTATCTCTACACCTATGACGTAAAGCGCACCCACGAGGAAATGGTTGAAGGCGATATAATCGTCAATGACCGCGAACACGGTCACCACATCACCACCGGTTACTATGACTCGGCCTGCCGGGACCAGATCTCCGTTCCTCTTCACTATTACATCATGCTCAATGTGGAACGAAAGCTACGGGAACGAAATAAAAATTACTTCATAAATATAGCCGAATGTTACTGGGGCCACGAACGTTTCCTCACCAGGACCGGGCTCATCCCCTACAACTCGTCCCTTTTTAAAATCTGTGAAAATATCGTACAGGGAAAAACAGATGTAAGGGAGATATATCATATCTACGACACCTACTATCCCGCCGTGCTTCCCGAGGGAACCGAATTGCTGGGCATACTGGGCAACCACGACGAACGCCGGGCATTGAACACCTTCGGACACCGGGGACTCAGGGCCACCGTAGCCCTCACCTCCTTCATGCATAACATCATCATGGACTACGAAGGGAGCGCCGAGGGTGAGAGCTGGAAGGTGTTCCTGGACAACATCTTTGTAAACTGGAACCAGTTTGAATACGCATCGCACCGCAGCGTCGACCCCTTTTACCGGGAGTGGTACCGTTTCCATCGTTCTGCCCGGGGCAAGGGACATCTCATCTGGGCGAATAACAACCAGGTCGCCGCAGCCATGAAATTCACCGGAGATATCGTCTGGATTGGCGCTTTCAATTTTTCAGATGTGTCGCAGAACATCTCGCTCCAGTTCGATAATCCCACACTCCCCATTCCCGGTGACGCCTGCTACCGCCTCGTCGATGTCATTTTTTCCGAAACGACAGGCAGGTACGGGTATTACCGCGGAGACGAACTGAAGATTTCACGAATCAACACCGTCGTTTCATATACGGACCGCGTTAAGCTCTTCCGGCTTGAAAAAGTAAGTATCGAAGAACACTATCTCGATTTTCTTCGCGATTCCTTCATCCGTCTATGCACACTGGCAGCCGTGGACAGCATACGCTCCAATTTCGCCTTCTCGGAAATCATGAGCCATTGCGGCAGTTATGACGACGCCGAGGAATTCATAAAAAACAAACTATCCCCGCTCTTCAGTGACAACTACGAAAACCTGCTCCTGGGACTCAAGAGAGCCGTCTATCACCTGTACAGGAACAACCTGGTTGACGGCCGCGTCCTTTTCAACTACGCACGAAAGTTCGAGCACTCAAAAAACACCGTACTGAAAGACCTGGGGGAAAAACTCATCCGCTTCAACAGGCGCGGCCCCCTGGTTTTCATGTCTGCCGAGGCCGATCCCTTTTCAAAAAGCGGCGGACTTGCCAGCGTCGTGTACGAGCTCCCCCGGGAATTGGCACAACTGGGTGAGGATGTGCATGTAATCACGGGATTGTACCGCCATGGTTCCGACAAGGAACGCCACAGGATGAACGAAGCGGTAAAGAAACATGGCATCACCTATACGGGAGTCAATGTCCGTTTTTACATCATGGACCGTCCCTGCGAGGTAGGCGTACATCATGGAATCGTCGACGGCATTCATTATTATCTTCTCGAGCATTATGAATTCTTCGACGGCCTCTACTGGGGATTTACCGCCGAGGAGAAGCTGCGGCGAAGAGTGGCCTTTGCCCGGTCCTGCGCCGAGGTCATATCGGTCTTTAACCTTGACCCGCACTACACATTCACCAATGACGCGTATATAGGACTTTTCAACGGAATAGTCAAGTGCGATCCTTATTACGCGAACAGCGAACACTTCCGTAGAAACACCTTTCTCCACATCGTGCACAACGGTGGATGGCAGTATTTCGACGCCTATAACCGTCACGAACGGGATTTCGACCTTTTCAACCTGTTCAATCTCCCGGCCTGGCGCGCCCATGAATTCTGTGATCCCGTATTCCGGGACCGCATCAACTGCATGGCCACGGGGATACGATTCGCCGACCGAACCATCACCGTGAGTCCGTCATATGCACGCCAGATAGAATATGCCTGCGACGGCATGGAGAGAATACTGAATAACGTCATCGGCATCAGCAACGCCATCGGCAGGGATTTCAAAAATACAATCATACAGCGCTACAACTCTTCGAATTTCATAGAGCACAACTACATGAAGCTCGTTGACCATATCCGGGAAAACGCCGCACTCCAGGAAAAAATTGAAACAAGATATCCCGAAATACTCAAAAGCGCATACGGCGTCGATTCGATCGAGGACCCGACTCGCAATGCTATTGTCAAGCGAATCCGCAACAAGCTCCTGCTGCAGGCCGAGAGGGGCCTTGTTGTCGACCCGGATATCATCCTTTTTACCATGATTCACCGCATCTCGGAACAGAAAGGATTTCAGCTTCTTCTCGAGGCCTCCGAGGGCGTGTTCAGAAACCTCGGGTACCAGGCTATCATCGGCGGTGCCGTATCTTCCGGTGACAGGCGCGGTGATGAAATAGCCCACGGCCTGTACCTCCTTGGACAGTATTACCCGGGGAACGTCAACGTCAACTTCGGCTTTCAGGATGTTGCCATCCCGCTTCTGGCATCGGACCTTTTCTGCATGCCGTCCATGCATGAACCGGGAGGCATCAGCCAGCTTGAGGCCTTCGCAACGGGCTGCCTTGTCGTGGCCCGGGCAACGGGAGGTCTGCGTGACACAGTCCTGCCCATCCTGACACAGGGAAACAGGGTGAAGGGAAACGGTTTCCTTTTTTCTGATTACCATTCCTGGGCCTTCTATGACGCCATGCAGCGCGCCGCAGCCTTCTTCAGGGATAGCAGTGAAGAAACGGTTCACGCGGCGCGCATGAACGCGGAAAATTCCGTCTACTACTGGGACAGGCCGGCGAAACAATATGTTCAGACCATATACGACCTGACGGAGACAATCCGTATCTTCGACATAGACAATATACCAGGCAGCTGAGAAGCACCGGACAGCCATGAAACTAAAATCAACCATCACGGCGATCTCTTTCGCCTTAATCCTCACGACATGCGGTACAACCCCTGCGGACAGGACCGGAGCCCCCATAGACCGTGTCATTAATACCCTGAACGGCGAGCCTGTTATCCCGCGTCGTGCAAACACCATATATATCGAGCCTTTTCTTAACCGCACGGCTCAGCCCGATATACATGACCGTCTCCATGCCATGCTTAATAAGCATATTACCGATGACGGCAGGCTGGCCATAACCACGGAAAAAACAATGGCCGATCTTCTGCTGCGCGGTATCATCGTTCAGTACAGGGCGTCACCCGTAACCTTTACCGATTTCGGCCGCCCGGAAAAGGTGCGCCTGCTCATTGCAATGAACATAATGCTTGTAGACCTGAAAAAAGACAGGGTCATCCTGCAGAATTCCGGCGTACAGGCCTTCAGGACCTTCTCCGAGATAAAGCCGCCCGTGGAAACCGAATTTCAGGCCCGGGAGCGGTTGATCGAAAGCCTTGCCAAACGGCTATTGTCAATGATAGCATCGGGATGGTACACAGACCAGATGACTCCCGTAGAAAAAGGAAAAAAATAATGGCCATAAAGAAATATCCCAGCTCAAAAGTTTTCAAGGCCGAACTGGACCGAAAAAAATTATATCCTGCTTATCTTTTTATGGGGGAGGAAGAGGGAGAAAAGGACAAATTCATCGGCCGTATACTGGATGCCATTTTTAAAAATACCGATGAAAGGCGGAATTCAACGGGACGTTTTCACATAGACAACGATGAATTCATGGCCGCAGCGGATTTTATCCTGTCGTCATCCATGTTCTCCAGCTCAAAAGTCTGCATCATGAGCAACATGGATGCCCTGAAAAATCCCAAATCCTACCAGGCGCTTCTGGAGGATATCATTTTCAACAAACCCGACGGTACGACAATAATAATGACCACGCTTAAAAACAGGCCGCCCGATTTCCTCACACAGAAACAGCTCGAAACAATTATGGTCGTCCAGTTCTGGAGATATTTTGACAATGATATTTACAATTACATAATGACGTGTATCCGAAAAATGGGTCTCACCATCGATGAAAAGGGGATGAATCTCCTCATTGAGAGGACGGGGAAGGACATCAAAAAAATCGATGAGGCGCTGGAGATGATACGGTATTCCGGATCGGGTGATATAATCACTGGCCAAACCATAGCCGGTCTTCTGCACGACGTAAGCGAGGTTTCCCTCTTTGACTTTACGGACCTTCTTTTTAAAAAGGATAGAAGGGCGATTCCGCTCTACAAGAAACTGATCGATGAAGGAATTCCCGAGGGCCGCATTTTTTTCGAGATAACCCGACAATTTGATCTGTTGGAAAAATATTATTCATTCACCGAAGCCGGCATGGCCGTCGACGAGGCCGTTGAAAAATGCGGCATCAACCAGAAAAGCCGGGAAAAATTCATGGCCTCCACGCGTGCGTTTCCCGGTGAGTCGCTGAAAAAGCTTTATCCCCTTATAGCCCGAACCGACTACAGGAGAAAAAGCTCTTCCTCATATGGCGACATTACGGCAACTCCCACGTTCATTCTCGTGGCGGATATCGTCACCGCTCAGAGATAATTCTTCATCAGCTGCCGTATAACACCTCGTAGAAGCTCTTTGAATATGATCTCCTGCTCCGTTGAGTAAAGGTCAAATAAGGGGACTATGGATTCCCTGAAATTCATGTAACCCAGGGCGTACAGCGCCGAACATCTCACATACCGGATCTTATCGTTTTTCACAATATCGATGAGCCTGTTTATCATGATACGCGAACGGTATTTCCCCAGGGAAGAGCACACCTCGGCCCGAACGCGATAATCGCCGTCTTCAAGCCCTTCCATGAGGATTTGCATATTCCTTTCCTCTTTGAGGACGCCGAGTATCCATGCCGTCTTTATCCTCATTCTCACATTTTTATCTTCAAGCAGAACCTTGCGGAGGGCTGCGGGGTTTCCTGTTTTCTTCACGCGCAGCAGGGTCTCGATGATCAGATCTTTAATTTCATCATCATCCTCATCGAGAAGGCGGGATGAAACGGCATAGGCCGAACCGGACAGGGCAAATTTATAAAGCGAACGCACCGACTCCAGCCTTACATCGCGATTTGCATCAGACAGGGTTTTCAACAGCACATACAGGGCTCCCGTATCCTGAAATTCTCCCAGGACCATGATGGCGTTTATCCTGACCTCGTCATCGGAATCGTCCAGGGCGCTCTTCCGTATGACCGAAACGGCTTTTTTCATACCGTTTTCCAGCACGCAATGCAGGGCATATATGCGCACCGATTTATTCTCATCCTCCAGGAGCCCCATCAGTATCTGTTGAAAACGCATATCATAGAGAAAGTAGAGGGCTTCCACGGCATAGATTCTCTTTACCGGGCTGTCGCTTCCGGCCATTTCAATAATGAAGGGATAGACCCTGTCATCACCGCTTTTCTGCAGGGCCATTGCCGCACTCCTGCGTACGGTCCGGAAGGGGCTGTACAATTCACGGGCAATGGGAAGAACGGCCCGCCTGTCATTCAGCGTACTGACATGTTCAATAACTTCCTGTTTTAAAATAAAAG
This genomic interval carries:
- the holA gene encoding DNA polymerase III subunit delta translates to MVHRPDDSRRKRKKIMAIKKYPSSKVFKAELDRKKLYPAYLFMGEEEGEKDKFIGRILDAIFKNTDERRNSTGRFHIDNDEFMAAADFILSSSMFSSSKVCIMSNMDALKNPKSYQALLEDIIFNKPDGTTIIMTTLKNRPPDFLTQKQLETIMVVQFWRYFDNDIYNYIMTCIRKMGLTIDEKGMNLLIERTGKDIKKIDEALEMIRYSGSGDIITGQTIAGLLHDVSEVSLFDFTDLLFKKDRRAIPLYKKLIDEGIPEGRIFFEITRQFDLLEKYYSFTEAGMAVDEAVEKCGINQKSREKFMASTRAFPGESLKKLYPLIARTDYRRKSSSSYGDITATPTFILVADIVTAQR